Part of the Cohnella candidum genome, TTGTCCTCTCTCGTTTCGAAGATCCGGGAACGCAGGGAAAAGGCCGTGCTGATCACGAAATCGAGCGCCGTAGCCTCCGACTTGGCAGAATATCTCGAAGAAAACCTTGGCGGCCGCGCGGTCTTGAGCATCACGAACCAAGATTCCGTCCACGAGGTGAATGATATTCTCGGCCAATTCGGCAAACTGCCGGAATCGACCGTGTTGGTGATGACGGATTCCGTCACGACCGGAGCGGACCTCACCGCCGCCAATCACTTGATCCATTACGATTACCCGCAGCGATATACGGAAATGAACCAGCGCAATAACCGGATTTCCAGACAGACCTCGCAGCACGAAGAAGCGACGATCTATTACTTGGTCACTTCCGGGAAGATTGACGAATTCGAATTCCAGCAATCCAAAAGAGCGTAACGCCCTAACGCGACAACGCTGCCCTCGAGCGGATCCCATCCGTCCTGAGGGCAGCGTTGTTTACGAAGAGTACTTGTTTTGATAATGAGCGAGCGCAAGCAGCGGCCAGATATACCGGTAGCTGTGGTAATGGGAGTAAAAAACGCCGGGGAGACCCGCCCCGGTCGGGTAGACGGTGAACGCGTTCTCTTCCTGCGTAAGCCCGATCAATCTTTGCACTCCCTTCCGGATGGCGGGAGTCGGCGAGTCATGGACGGAGATGAGCGCGTCAAGCGCCCAAGCGGTCTGGGACGGCGTACTCCCCTGAAGAGGGATATACCGCAGCTGCCGATCGCTTTCGCAGGATTCTCCCCATCCCCCGTCCGGATTTTGAATTTCCGCCAACCATCTCGCTCCGTTGCGCACCGCCTTGTGGTCCGGTGAAATTCCGACTGCCGTCATCCCCGTTAATGCCGCCCACGTGCCGTAAATGAAGCAAACTCCCCACCGTCCATACCAGGACCCGTCTTTCTCTTGATGCCCGATGAGCCAGTCC contains:
- a CDS encoding helicase-related protein yields the protein MRIVETPIAVSLEQSDDSRYLELLSEYFQASERDGRASSIEEKKKLMAIKEEMGALCNRNPRKRDALSSLVSKIRERREKAVLITKSSAVASDLAEYLEENLGGRAVLSITNQDSVHEVNDILGQFGKLPESTVLVMTDSVTTGADLTAANHLIHYDYPQRYTEMNQRNNRISRQTSQHEEATIYYLVTSGKIDEFEFQQSKRA